One part of the Sorangiineae bacterium MSr11954 genome encodes these proteins:
- the sdhA gene encoding succinate dehydrogenase flavoprotein subunit, protein MATKSILKSESNKVRRVIVVGGGLAGLMTVIKLCEAGVPVDLFSLVPVKRSHSVCAQGGINASVNTKGEGDSPQVHLEETVYGGDFLANQPPVKGMAEAAPGIVFMLDRMGVPFNRTPEGLLDFRRFGGTLFHRTAFAGATTGQQLLYALDEQVRRFETIDVEDERGVVVRGEKMVRKFEWYDFLSVVLDDAGIARGIIAQDVKTMHIEAFRGDAVCLATGGPGIVFGRSTNSVINTGTAASAVYQQGACYANGEFIQVHPTAIPGADKLRLISESARGEGGRVWVPRDPNEKRRGRDVPEKDREYFLEEKYPGYGNLVPRDIASRELFLKCFHEKRGIFNANSKRNENEVYLDLTHLPRETLEKKLSGILEIYEKFVGEDPYSNPMRVFPAVHYSMGGLWVDFERSASGSLVLGSPRNQATSIEGLYAAGEVDYQYHGANRLGANSLLSCIYGGMVAGPALASYRKGLAKSSFDLPEAVFERARKREQDRYDAILKMSGPENPYRLHEELGEMMLRDVTIERHNPTLDGVIAKIDELEERARRSGVTDTAGHANQGAPFIRHLFNMIVLARVMAIGARRRDESRGAHFKPAFRDRNDADWLKTTFALHREGAPGQNHGVEYPSTIDYSINGKAMQATGQVDTSLVKPRARKYETAGAAAATATAGAAAKAGKAEEATR, encoded by the coding sequence ATGGCAACGAAGAGCATCCTCAAGAGTGAATCGAACAAAGTGCGGCGGGTCATCGTCGTCGGGGGCGGTCTGGCCGGCCTGATGACGGTCATCAAGCTGTGCGAAGCGGGCGTCCCCGTCGACCTTTTCTCGCTGGTGCCCGTCAAGCGCTCCCACTCGGTGTGCGCCCAGGGCGGCATCAACGCCAGCGTGAACACCAAGGGTGAAGGCGACTCGCCCCAGGTTCACTTGGAGGAGACGGTCTACGGCGGCGACTTCCTCGCCAACCAGCCCCCCGTCAAGGGCATGGCCGAGGCCGCGCCCGGCATCGTCTTCATGCTCGATCGCATGGGCGTTCCGTTCAACCGCACGCCCGAGGGCCTGCTCGACTTCCGCCGCTTCGGAGGCACCCTCTTCCACCGCACCGCCTTCGCCGGCGCCACCACCGGCCAGCAGCTCCTCTACGCGCTCGACGAGCAGGTCCGCCGCTTCGAGACCATCGACGTGGAGGACGAGCGCGGCGTGGTCGTGCGCGGCGAGAAGATGGTGCGCAAGTTCGAGTGGTACGACTTCCTCTCGGTGGTGCTCGACGATGCGGGCATCGCGCGCGGCATCATCGCGCAGGACGTGAAGACCATGCACATCGAGGCCTTCCGCGGCGACGCCGTGTGCCTCGCCACCGGCGGCCCGGGCATCGTGTTCGGCCGCTCGACCAACAGCGTGATCAACACCGGCACGGCGGCCAGCGCGGTCTACCAGCAAGGCGCCTGCTACGCGAACGGTGAGTTCATCCAGGTGCACCCCACCGCCATCCCCGGCGCCGACAAGCTGCGCCTCATCTCGGAGAGCGCGCGCGGCGAGGGCGGTCGCGTCTGGGTCCCGCGCGACCCGAACGAAAAGCGCCGCGGGCGCGACGTGCCCGAGAAGGATCGCGAGTACTTCCTCGAGGAGAAGTACCCCGGCTACGGCAACCTGGTGCCGCGCGACATCGCCAGCCGCGAGCTCTTTCTCAAGTGCTTCCACGAGAAGCGCGGCATCTTCAACGCGAACAGCAAGCGCAACGAGAACGAGGTCTACCTCGACCTGACGCACCTGCCGCGCGAGACCTTGGAGAAGAAGCTCTCCGGCATCCTCGAGATCTACGAGAAGTTCGTGGGCGAGGATCCCTACTCGAACCCGATGCGCGTCTTTCCCGCCGTGCACTACTCGATGGGCGGCCTGTGGGTCGACTTCGAGCGCTCGGCCAGCGGCTCGTTGGTGCTCGGGTCTCCGCGCAACCAAGCCACGAGCATCGAAGGTCTCTACGCGGCCGGCGAGGTCGATTACCAGTACCACGGCGCCAACCGCCTGGGCGCCAACTCGCTTTTGAGCTGCATCTACGGCGGCATGGTGGCCGGGCCGGCCCTCGCGTCGTACCGAAAGGGCCTGGCCAAGAGCTCCTTCGATCTCCCCGAAGCGGTCTTCGAGCGCGCCCGCAAGCGCGAACAAGATCGCTACGACGCCATCCTGAAGATGAGCGGCCCCGAGAACCCGTACCGTCTGCACGAGGAGCTGGGGGAGATGATGCTGCGCGACGTGACCATCGAGCGCCACAACCCCACCTTGGACGGGGTCATCGCCAAGATCGACGAGCTCGAGGAGCGCGCGCGCCGCTCGGGCGTGACCGACACCGCGGGCCACGCCAACCAAGGCGCGCCGTTCATCCGGCACCTGTTCAACATGATCGTGCTGGCGCGCGTGATGGCCATCGGCGCACGCCGCCGCGACGAGTCGCGCGGCGCGCACTTCAAGCCGGCCTTCCGCGACCGCAACGACGCCGACTGGCTCAAGACCACGTTCGCGCTCCACCGCGAGGGCGCGCCGGGCCAGAACCACGGCGTGGAGTACCCGTCCACCATCGACTATTCGATCAACGGCAAAGCGATGCAGGCGACCGGCCAGGTCGACACCAGCCTGGTAAAGCCGCGCGCGCGCAAATACGAGACGGCAGGCGCCGCGGCGGCCACCGCGACGGCGGGGGCGGCGGCGAAGGCTGGAAAGGCCGAGGAGGCCACCCGGTGA
- a CDS encoding nitroreductase, translated as MIGTRDSNDPKDLVRHIILTRRSVSALTEPGPSPEQLTTLLRAAVSVPDHGQLRPYRFVVVRGNGRDRFGDALAAAAAEQRSDLSPAVLEKVKRKAFVAPTLIALIASPRASANIPEWEQVAAASCTGYAILLTAHTLGLGAIWKTSPYSDGADLRSLLAMAPNERLLGWVNVGRPARPLDSEERPDIDLKAVAAVLDEKTILPFEL; from the coding sequence ATGATCGGTACGCGCGACTCCAACGACCCAAAGGACCTTGTCCGTCACATCATTTTGACCCGACGGAGTGTCTCCGCGCTCACCGAGCCAGGGCCGAGCCCCGAGCAGCTCACCACCCTGCTGCGCGCCGCCGTGAGCGTGCCGGACCATGGGCAGCTTCGTCCGTATCGTTTCGTGGTCGTGCGCGGCAACGGGCGCGATCGCTTCGGTGATGCGCTCGCCGCAGCCGCGGCCGAGCAGCGCTCGGACCTTTCGCCGGCCGTGCTCGAGAAAGTGAAGCGAAAAGCTTTCGTCGCCCCGACCTTGATTGCCTTGATCGCATCGCCCCGCGCCAGCGCGAACATCCCCGAGTGGGAGCAGGTCGCTGCGGCCTCGTGCACGGGCTACGCGATCCTCCTCACGGCGCACACGTTGGGCCTCGGCGCCATCTGGAAGACCTCGCCCTATAGCGACGGCGCGGATCTGCGCTCCTTGCTCGCCATGGCGCCAAACGAGCGCCTCCTTGGCTGGGTCAACGTAGGCCGCCCCGCGCGCCCGCTCGACAGCGAGGAGCGACCCGACATCGATCTCAAAGCCGTCGCCGCCGTCCTGGACGAAAAGACCATCCTCCCCTTCGAGCTTTGA
- the sdhB gene encoding succinate dehydrogenase iron-sulfur subunit yields MTNGVQEKQDTKSTKRVKLRILRQDGPDRAASKRWEEFEVTWKPQMNIISALMEIRKDPVTTEGKPTTPVVWESVCLEEVCGSCTMVVNGRVRQACTALVDNLAPGGETITLEPMTKFPLVRDLLVDRSRMFNDLKKVKAWVLLDGTHELGPGPRQSQETQEEAYPLSRCMTCGCCLEACPQVNDSSDFIGPAAINQVRLFNLHPSGKMHSAERIEALMGPDGVAGCGKAQNCVEVCPKEIPLVDSIAVVSRQATKHMLFRWLLK; encoded by the coding sequence GTGACGAACGGCGTTCAGGAAAAGCAGGACACGAAATCGACGAAGCGGGTGAAGCTGCGCATCTTGCGGCAGGACGGCCCCGACCGAGCCGCCAGCAAGCGCTGGGAGGAGTTCGAGGTCACCTGGAAGCCGCAGATGAACATCATCAGCGCGCTCATGGAGATCCGCAAAGATCCCGTCACCACGGAGGGCAAGCCCACCACGCCGGTGGTCTGGGAATCGGTGTGCCTGGAGGAGGTCTGCGGCTCGTGCACCATGGTGGTGAACGGGCGCGTGCGGCAGGCGTGCACCGCGCTGGTCGACAACCTGGCCCCGGGCGGCGAGACGATCACGTTGGAGCCGATGACCAAGTTCCCGCTGGTGCGCGATCTCTTGGTCGACCGCTCGCGCATGTTCAACGACTTGAAGAAGGTCAAAGCCTGGGTCCTCCTCGATGGAACCCACGAGCTCGGGCCCGGCCCGCGCCAATCGCAAGAGACGCAAGAAGAGGCCTACCCGCTCTCGCGCTGCATGACGTGCGGCTGCTGCCTCGAAGCGTGCCCGCAGGTGAATGACTCGTCGGACTTCATCGGCCCGGCGGCCATCAATCAAGTGCGGCTCTTCAATTTGCATCCCAGCGGGAAAATGCACTCCGCCGAGCGCATCGAGGCCCTCATGGGCCCCGACGGGGTCGCCGGCTGCGGCAAGGCGCAAAATTGCGTCGAGGTCTGCCCCAAGGAAATTCCGCTGGTGGACTCGATCGCCGTCGTGTCGCGGCAGGCGACGAAGCACATGCTCTTCCGGTGGCTGCTCAAGTAG
- a CDS encoding ABC transporter substrate-binding protein, with translation MLRLRALSTGLVLALAVLAACGGAGRWRRPVPLLSNTPNAALEMNEIRRMWGDLEGRDREALRVRIRQFLAKYPNDGATPLARTYLTFILLSDGDFSEAKAQLDFLETIPMGATRDFSTVARARLLRLTGRAKEALELLAPLAGKMVDRHALELFQEEITLDAVAAHRDYEAIAYMDSWLRHGDEEEREEARRKIPEALATMSPQVLEASLRAMRATAARGPGAGGYSVEMQRFVASQLAGYAVETGDARLAQWLTDPDAGAPVLASDAGVLVSELATRNRSTRAVSGRTIGLVLPTGSSSLRDSAADAARGAAWALDLPRAAKDSGDKSILVTRDDGGRADRIELVLDDLASDGAAVILAGFDPDSADRALRWAETNGVPVITLAAPRSAYPGRFGFVVGEPPSSSIEVLSDALLARRETKVALVTDVTTVVDVARVVPTRPKLAFFQPAPCELGAPAASGPRFPLPAWEKAGVRTWLVAGPEPCARDVLHEVGELRGALVALTLEGIGAYERAAAAKVLSAAAGSLPVRQEAAPTRRGAENRGTSSHDAGPSGAVHAGGAIDPDIQRFMISFSAKPTWFTALSRDAAVLARRAVVSLPTDATSRADDVTARRETARKALEGARAPLWTSEESGFSSGGEAAGSSEHTVKRTVKVVELH, from the coding sequence ATGCTGAGGCTGCGTGCGCTTTCCACCGGGCTCGTTCTCGCGCTCGCCGTCTTGGCCGCCTGCGGAGGGGCGGGAAGGTGGCGAAGGCCCGTTCCTTTGCTCTCCAATACACCCAACGCGGCCCTCGAGATGAACGAGATTCGCCGGATGTGGGGAGATCTCGAAGGCCGCGATCGGGAAGCGCTGCGCGTCCGCATCCGGCAGTTTCTGGCCAAGTACCCCAACGACGGGGCCACACCGCTGGCCCGCACCTACCTGACCTTCATCCTGCTCAGCGATGGCGATTTCTCCGAGGCCAAGGCGCAGCTCGATTTTCTCGAGACCATCCCCATGGGCGCCACCCGCGATTTTTCGACGGTGGCCCGGGCCCGGCTCCTTCGGCTGACCGGGCGCGCCAAGGAGGCCCTGGAGCTCCTGGCGCCGCTCGCCGGGAAAATGGTCGACCGGCACGCGCTGGAGCTCTTTCAAGAGGAAATCACCCTCGATGCGGTCGCGGCGCACCGCGATTACGAGGCCATCGCCTACATGGACTCGTGGCTCCGCCACGGCGACGAAGAGGAGCGCGAGGAGGCCCGCCGCAAGATCCCCGAGGCGCTCGCGACCATGTCCCCCCAGGTGCTCGAAGCGTCCCTTCGCGCGATGCGGGCGACGGCCGCGCGCGGGCCCGGCGCCGGCGGCTACAGCGTCGAAATGCAGCGCTTCGTGGCGTCGCAGCTCGCGGGCTACGCGGTGGAGACGGGCGACGCGCGGCTCGCGCAGTGGCTCACGGATCCCGACGCCGGCGCCCCCGTGCTGGCGAGCGACGCGGGCGTGCTGGTGAGCGAGCTGGCCACGCGCAATCGAAGCACGCGCGCCGTGAGCGGGCGAACCATCGGGCTCGTGCTGCCGACCGGTTCGTCGTCCCTGCGCGACAGCGCCGCCGACGCCGCCCGCGGGGCCGCGTGGGCCCTCGATTTGCCGCGCGCCGCGAAGGACTCCGGCGACAAGTCGATCCTGGTGACCCGCGACGATGGCGGCCGCGCCGATCGCATCGAGTTGGTCCTCGACGATCTGGCGAGCGATGGCGCGGCGGTGATCCTCGCCGGCTTCGATCCGGATTCGGCGGACCGTGCGTTGCGATGGGCGGAGACGAACGGCGTGCCCGTCATCACCTTGGCGGCCCCGCGCAGCGCGTACCCCGGGCGATTCGGCTTCGTCGTGGGCGAGCCTCCGTCGTCCTCGATCGAGGTGCTGAGCGATGCGCTCCTCGCGCGCCGCGAAACCAAGGTCGCGCTGGTCACCGACGTGACCACGGTCGTCGATGTCGCGCGCGTGGTGCCGACGCGTCCCAAGCTCGCCTTCTTTCAGCCCGCGCCGTGCGAGCTCGGCGCGCCCGCGGCGAGCGGTCCTCGATTTCCGCTCCCCGCATGGGAAAAAGCAGGGGTTCGCACATGGCTGGTGGCGGGCCCCGAGCCGTGCGCGCGCGACGTGCTTCACGAGGTGGGCGAGCTTCGCGGTGCGCTCGTGGCGCTCACCCTCGAGGGCATCGGCGCGTACGAGCGCGCCGCGGCGGCGAAAGTGTTGAGCGCGGCGGCGGGATCGCTTCCCGTGCGCCAGGAGGCAGCTCCCACGCGCCGCGGGGCCGAAAATCGTGGCACATCGTCCCACGATGCGGGACCATCGGGTGCCGTGCATGCTGGCGGCGCCATCGACCCGGACATCCAACGGTTCATGATCAGCTTCAGCGCGAAGCCCACGTGGTTCACTGCGCTGTCACGCGACGCGGCGGTGCTCGCGCGCCGAGCTGTCGTCAGTTTGCCAACGGACGCGACGAGCCGCGCCGACGATGTCACCGCGCGCCGCGAAACGGCGCGAAAAGCGCTCGAGGGTGCGCGCGCACCGCTCTGGACCAGCGAGGAGTCGGGCTTCTCGAGCGGCGGCGAGGCCGCGGGTTCGAGTGAACATACGGTGAAGCGGACCGTCAAAGTCGTCGAGCTGCATTAA
- a CDS encoding YiiG family protein → MDTRKPLLVLTLASLLVALPAMTGCKRIVRALGKAAATAAKGDAGAAGGEETEASSASAAEEVSEEEAIGEKLNAYIDCINSISDRFHDSGQRYFSWADPEKGPTGKERVIYGLYTISDPAKCAAGIEKAKTMKPSIPELEAAGTAYAAAVTSGFPVLKDANDYYDQKNYKDDKMAKGRALHPQLVSAFEGFDKADKALRAQVDTLNRQVKERTLAKLEKTEGKKLAYWRSYTMLVAEDVVKLGDSHPLDKVDLPKLTAKIDEYEKAVNELNNYIGAHKDEADKFMMITALASEAKSFLVAAKELMRRVRDKVPYSSGEKMHLGGSSEWMVEGSPGKLVKAYNSLVSRSNSIHRRP, encoded by the coding sequence TTGGATACGCGTAAACCTCTGCTCGTTCTGACACTCGCTTCCTTGCTCGTAGCGCTCCCGGCCATGACCGGGTGCAAGCGCATCGTGAGAGCCCTCGGGAAGGCTGCGGCGACCGCGGCCAAGGGGGACGCCGGAGCGGCCGGCGGGGAGGAGACCGAGGCGAGCAGCGCGTCCGCGGCCGAAGAGGTCTCCGAGGAGGAGGCCATCGGCGAGAAGCTGAACGCCTACATCGATTGCATCAACTCGATCTCCGATCGATTCCACGACTCGGGCCAGCGCTACTTCTCGTGGGCCGATCCGGAGAAGGGCCCCACCGGCAAGGAGCGGGTCATTTATGGGCTCTACACCATCAGCGATCCGGCCAAGTGCGCGGCGGGGATCGAGAAGGCCAAAACGATGAAGCCTTCCATCCCCGAGCTGGAGGCGGCGGGGACCGCGTACGCCGCGGCGGTGACCAGCGGCTTTCCGGTGCTGAAGGACGCCAACGATTATTACGATCAAAAGAATTACAAAGACGACAAGATGGCCAAGGGCCGCGCCCTGCACCCGCAGCTGGTGTCCGCGTTCGAAGGCTTCGACAAAGCCGACAAGGCGCTGCGGGCACAAGTCGATACGCTCAATCGCCAAGTGAAAGAGCGCACCCTCGCCAAGCTGGAAAAGACCGAGGGAAAGAAGCTCGCGTATTGGCGATCGTACACGATGCTCGTGGCCGAAGACGTCGTCAAATTGGGTGACTCGCACCCGCTCGACAAAGTCGATCTGCCGAAGCTCACGGCCAAAATCGACGAGTACGAGAAGGCCGTGAACGAGTTGAACAACTACATTGGCGCGCACAAGGACGAAGCCGACAAGTTCATGATGATCACGGCGCTGGCCAGCGAAGCGAAGAGCTTCCTCGTGGCGGCCAAAGAGCTCATGCGCCGCGTCCGCGACAAGGTGCCTTACTCCTCCGGTGAAAAGATGCACCTCGGAGGCTCGAGCGAATGGATGGTTGAAGGCTCCCCCGGAAAGCTCGTCAAGGCCTACAACAGCCTCGTAAGCCGCTCCAACTCGATCCACCGCCGCCCATAA